The following are from one region of the Sorghum bicolor cultivar BTx623 chromosome 2, Sorghum_bicolor_NCBIv3, whole genome shotgun sequence genome:
- the LOC8083900 gene encoding mavicyanin, with the protein MGGGGAAAVAAALVVVVLWAGVASAAVYEVGDKTGWTIMGNPDYAAWANSKKFHLGDTVVFTYNKQFHNVLAVSKADYKNCDATKPTATWSTGNDSVVLNTTGHHYFLCGFTGHCAAGQKVDIRVAASSAAPSASPTAAPSPTPSGSKPSGGATAAPSPHPNAAPKALSASSLAATVAASLLSLAAAVLA; encoded by the exons atgggcggtggtggcgcggcggccgtggcggcggcgctggtggtggtggtgctgtgGGCGGGCGTGGCGTCGGCGGCCGTGTACGAGGTGGGCGACAAGACCGGGTGGACCATCATGGGCAACCCCGACTATGCCGCCTGGGCCAACTCCAAGAAGTTCCACCTCGGCGACACTGTTG TGTTCACGTACAACAAGCAGTTCCACAACGTGCTGGCAGTGAGCAAGGCGGACTACAAGAACTGCGACGCCACCAAACCGACGGCCACCTGGTCCACGGGCAACGACTCCGTCGTCCTCAACACCACGGGCCACCACTACTTCCTCTGCGGCTTCACGGGCCACTGCGCCGCCGGCCAGAAGGTGGACATCCGCGTCGCCGCCTCCTCTGCTGCCCCTTCCGCGTCCCCCACCGCCGCACCGTCCCCGACCCCCTCCGGCTCCAAGCCCTCCGGCGGCGCCACGGCCGCGCCGTCGCCGCACCCCAACGCCGCGCCGAAGGCCCTCTCCGCCAGCTCCCTGGCAGCGACCGTCGCCGCGTCCCTGCTCTCTCTAGCCGCGGCCGTGCTTGCATGA
- the LOC110432528 gene encoding insulin-degrading enzyme-like 1, peroxisomal isoform X1: protein MDSRPRETDAPGDPANGAAPPQAAAVTSATATGDVEIIRPRNDKRGYRRVVLPNSLECLLISDPDTDKAAASMNVSVGYFCDPDGLEGLAHFLEHMLFYASEKYPEEDSYSKYIAEHGGSTNAFTSSEHTNFYFDVNSDSLHDALDRFAQFFIKPLMSPDATLREIKAVDSENQKNLLSDPWRMSQLQKHLCAENHPYHKFSTGNWNTLEVKAKEKGLDTRLELIKFYDSHYSANLMQLVVYGKDSLDNLQNLVENKFCDIRDVGRKPFSFPGHPCTREHLQILVKAVPIKQGHTLRILFPITPNIRRYKEGPCKYISHLIGHEGEGSLFYILKKLGWAISLEAGEGDWSHDFSFFSVVIQLTDVGQEHMEDTVGLLFRYIKLLQTSGTPKWIFDELQAICETGFHYRDKSPPINYVVNISSNMQIFPPEDWLIASSVPSKFSPDAIQNILNELTPETVRIFWESKKFEGKTNLAEPWYGTSYSVEAVPPSIIQNWVDKAPKEDLDLPKRNIFIPNDLSLKCVEEKASFPAMLRKTSFSRLWYKPDTMFFTPKAYIKMDFHCPLSQSSPESAVLTDVFTRLLMDYLNDYAYDAQVAGLYYAVKPNDTGFQVTMVGFNDKMRTLLETVIGKIAEFEVKADRFSVIKEAMTKEYENFKFRQPYQQVLYYCSLILEDQAWPWDEEFSALSHLEASDLGIFLPRLLSKTFIECYFAGNIEANEAKNIVHHLEDVLFNAPISACKPLSPSQHLAKRIVKLEKGLRYYYPAMCSNHQDENSALLHYIQTHQDNVKQNVLLQLLALVGKQPAFHQLRSVEQLGYIALLRQRNDSGVRGLQFIIQSTVKDPANLDARVVNFLNMFEGTLYNMSDTEFKSNVSALIDMKLEKYKNIREESAFFWGEISEGTLKFDRKQEEVAALRELKKEELIDFFNDHVKVNAPQKKILSIQVYGGLHSAEYETIVQNAPPPQSCEITDIYSFRRSRPLYGSFRGGVGQMKL from the exons ATGGATTCGAGGCCCCGCGAGACTGACGCCCCCGGCGACCCGGCCAACGGCGCCGCCCCTCCGCAGGCCGCGGCGGTGACGTCCGCGACCGCGACCGGGGACGTCGAGATCATCAGGCCCCGCAACGACAAGCGTGGGTACCGCCGCGTCGTGCTCCCCAACTCGCTCGAGTGCCTGCTCATCAGCGACCCCGACACCGATAAG GCGGCGGCGTCAATGAATGTTTCGGTGGGGTACTTCTGCGACCCCGATGGGCTGGAGGGGCTCGCACACTTCCTCG AGCATATGCTTTTCTATGCCAGTGAAAAATATCCAGAAGAAGACAGTTACTCAAAGTACATTGCAGAG CATGGTGGTTCAACCAATGCTTTCACATCATCTGAACACACAAACTTCTATTTCGATGTGAACAGTGATAGCCTGCATGATGCTTTAGATAG GTTTGCACAATTTTTTATCAAGCCATTGATGTCTCCAGATGCTACACTTAGGGAAATAAAAGCTGTTGACTCTG AAAATCAGAAAAACCTCTTGTCAGATCCTTGGCGAATGAGTCAG CTTCAGAAGCATCTTTGTGCAGAGAATCATCCTTATCATAAGTTCAGCACTG GAAATTGGAATACTCTTGAAGTTAAAGCAAAGGAGAAAGGATTGGACACAAGGCTTGAGCTTATTAAATTTTATGATTCACACTACTCAGCCAACTTGATGCAACTCGTTGTGTATGGAAAAG ATAGTCTTGATAACCTGCAGAACCTTGTTGAAAATAAGTTCTGCGATATTAGAGATGTTGGGAGGAAGCCATTTTCATTTCCTGGTCATCCATGTACACGTGAACATCTCCAG ATCCTTGTCAAAGCAGTTCCCATTAAACAagggcacactttgagaatccTATTTCCAATCACTCCCAATATTCGGCGTTACAAAGAAGGCCCTTGCAAGTACATTAGCCATCTGATTGGTCATGAAGGAGAAGGATCTCTTTTTTACATACTTAAGAAGTTGG GATGGGCTATAAGTTTGGAAGCTGGCGAAGGGGATTGGAGTCAtgatttttctttcttctccgttGTTATTCAGCTTACAGATGTAGGCCAGG AACACATGGAGGATACTGTTGGACTATTGTTCAGatatataaagttgctgcagACCTCTGGAACTCCTAAGTGGATATTTGATGAG CTTCAAGCTATCTGTGAGACAGGATTTCACTATCGAGACAAGAGCCCCCCTATCAATTATGTTGTAAATATTTCTTCAAACATGCAG ATTTTCCCACCAGAAGATTGGTTGATTGCATCATCTGTGCCATCAAAGTTTTCACCAGATGCTATTCAGAATATTTTAAATGAATTGACTCCTGAGACTGTAAG AATATTCTGGGAATCAAAAAAGTTTGAAGGGAAAACAAACTTAGCAGAGCCATGGTATGGTACATCATATTCTGTTGAAGCTGTCCCTCCATCAATCATACAG AATTGGGTAGATAAAGCCCCTAAGGAAGATCTAGACCTGCCAAAACGTAACATCTTTATTCCAAATGATCTTTCATTGAAATGTGTAGAGGAAAAG GCAAGTTTTCCTGCCATGCTGAGGAAGACATCATTTTCGAGACTCTGGTACAAGCCCGATACAATGTTTTTCACACCCAAGGCTTATATCAAGATGGATTTTCACTGTCCACTGTCCCAAAGCTCACCTGAGTCAGCAGTTCTTACTGATGTATTCACGAGGTTGCTTATGGATTATTTGAATGATTATG CTTATGACGCGCAAGTTGCTGGCCTCTATTATGCTGTTAAGCCAAATGACACTGGTTTTCAG GTAACTATGGTTGGCTTCAATGACAAAATGAGAACCCTTTTGGAGACTGTTATTGGCAAAATTGCAGAATTTGAAGTTAAGGCTGACCGTTTTTCTGTGATAAAG GAAGCTATGACAAAGGAGTATGAAAATTTCAAGTTTCGGCAGCCATACCAGCAAGTCTTATATTATTGTTCTCTGATACTGGAGGACCAAGCATGGCCATGGGATGAGGAATTTTCTGCACTTTCCCATCTCGAAGCTAGTGATCTGGGAATTTTTTTGCCCCGTTTGCTATCAAAAACCTTCATCGAGTGTTATTTTGCAG GTAATATTGAAGCCAATGAAGCAAAAAATATCGTTCACCATCTTGAAGATGTCTTATTCAATGCACCTATTAGTGCTTGCAAGCCACTATCCCCATCACAGCATCTTGCCAAGAGGATTGTAAAGCTTGAAAAGGGTTTGAGATACTATTATCCAGCAATGTGCTCAAATCACCAAGATGAAAATTCTGCTCTTCTGCACTATATTCAG ACTCATCAGGATAATGTCAAGCAAAATGTTCTACTTCAACTACTTGCTCTTGTTGGCAAGCAGCCAGCTTTTCATCAATTGCGATCAGTTGAGCAACTTGGCTACATAGCGCTTCTTAGGCAAAG AAATGATTCAGGTGTTCGTGGGTTGCAATTTATAATCCAGTCAACTGTTAAG GATCCTGCCAATCTGGATGCCAGAGTTGTAAATTTTCTCAACATGTTTGAAGGCACTCTCTACAATATGTCTGATACAGAGTTCAAG AGTAATGTAAGTGCTCTTATTGATATGAAACTGGAGAAATACAAAAATATACGCGAGGAATCAGCTTTCTTCTGGGGAGAGATTTCTGAAGGAACCCTCAAATTCGATAGAAAACAAGAAGAG GTTGCTGCACTGAgggagctcaagaaggaagagttGATAGACTTCTTCAATGATCATGTGAAGGTTAATGCACCACAAAAGAAGATTCTTAGTATACAAGTGTACGGTGGTCTCCATTCTGCGGAGTACGAAACAATAGTGCAAAATGCTCCGCCGCCGCAGTCGTGTGAGATAACTGATATTTACAGCTTCAGGAGATCGAGGCCTTTATATGGATCATTCAGGGGAGGTGTTGGTCAGATGAAGTTATAG
- the LOC110432528 gene encoding insulin-degrading enzyme-like 1, peroxisomal isoform X2, producing MDSRPRETDAPGDPANGAAPPQAAAVTSATATGDVEIIRPRNDKRGYRRVVLPNSLECLLISDPDTDKAAASMNVSVGYFCDPDGLEGLAHFLEHMLFYASEKYPEEDSYSKYIAEHGGSTNAFTSSEHTNFYFDVNSDSLHDALDRFAQFFIKPLMSPDATLREIKAVDSENQKNLLSDPWRMSQLQKHLCAENHPYHKFSTGNWNTLEVKAKEKGLDTRLELIKFYDSHYSANLMQLVVYGKDSLDNLQNLVENKFCDIRDVGRKPFSFPGHPCTREHLQILVKAVPIKQGHTLRILFPITPNIRRYKEGPCKYISHLIGHEGEGSLFYILKKLGWAISLEAGEGDWSHDFSFFSVVIQLTDVGQEHMEDTVGLLFRYIKLLQTSGTPKWIFDELQAICETGFHYRDKSPPINYVVNISSNMQIFPPEDWLIASSVPSKFSPDAIQNILNELTPETVRIFWESKKFEGKTNLAEPWYGTSYSVEAVPPSIIQNWVDKAPKEDLDLPKRNIFIPNDLSLKCVEEKASFPAMLRKTSFSRLWYKPDTMFFTPKAYIKMDFHCPLSQSSPESAVLTDVFTRLLMDYLNDYAYDAQVAGLYYAVKPNDTGFQVTMVGFNDKMRTLLETVIGKIAEFEVKADRFSVIKEAMTKEYENFKFRQPYQQVLYYCSLILEDQAWPWDEEFSALSHLEASDLGIFLPRLLSKTFIECYFAGNIEANEAKNIVHHLEDVLFNAPISACKPLSPSQHLAKRIVKLEKGLRYYYPAMCSNHQDENSALLHYIQTHQDNVKQNVLLQLLALVGKQPAFHQLRSVEQLGYIALLRQRNDSGVRGLQFIIQSTVKDPANLDARVVNFLNMFEGTLYNMSDTEFKGKAGPITLQSRDTKVEKKTQQKHRKSQNQISTQTPRTKK from the exons ATGGATTCGAGGCCCCGCGAGACTGACGCCCCCGGCGACCCGGCCAACGGCGCCGCCCCTCCGCAGGCCGCGGCGGTGACGTCCGCGACCGCGACCGGGGACGTCGAGATCATCAGGCCCCGCAACGACAAGCGTGGGTACCGCCGCGTCGTGCTCCCCAACTCGCTCGAGTGCCTGCTCATCAGCGACCCCGACACCGATAAG GCGGCGGCGTCAATGAATGTTTCGGTGGGGTACTTCTGCGACCCCGATGGGCTGGAGGGGCTCGCACACTTCCTCG AGCATATGCTTTTCTATGCCAGTGAAAAATATCCAGAAGAAGACAGTTACTCAAAGTACATTGCAGAG CATGGTGGTTCAACCAATGCTTTCACATCATCTGAACACACAAACTTCTATTTCGATGTGAACAGTGATAGCCTGCATGATGCTTTAGATAG GTTTGCACAATTTTTTATCAAGCCATTGATGTCTCCAGATGCTACACTTAGGGAAATAAAAGCTGTTGACTCTG AAAATCAGAAAAACCTCTTGTCAGATCCTTGGCGAATGAGTCAG CTTCAGAAGCATCTTTGTGCAGAGAATCATCCTTATCATAAGTTCAGCACTG GAAATTGGAATACTCTTGAAGTTAAAGCAAAGGAGAAAGGATTGGACACAAGGCTTGAGCTTATTAAATTTTATGATTCACACTACTCAGCCAACTTGATGCAACTCGTTGTGTATGGAAAAG ATAGTCTTGATAACCTGCAGAACCTTGTTGAAAATAAGTTCTGCGATATTAGAGATGTTGGGAGGAAGCCATTTTCATTTCCTGGTCATCCATGTACACGTGAACATCTCCAG ATCCTTGTCAAAGCAGTTCCCATTAAACAagggcacactttgagaatccTATTTCCAATCACTCCCAATATTCGGCGTTACAAAGAAGGCCCTTGCAAGTACATTAGCCATCTGATTGGTCATGAAGGAGAAGGATCTCTTTTTTACATACTTAAGAAGTTGG GATGGGCTATAAGTTTGGAAGCTGGCGAAGGGGATTGGAGTCAtgatttttctttcttctccgttGTTATTCAGCTTACAGATGTAGGCCAGG AACACATGGAGGATACTGTTGGACTATTGTTCAGatatataaagttgctgcagACCTCTGGAACTCCTAAGTGGATATTTGATGAG CTTCAAGCTATCTGTGAGACAGGATTTCACTATCGAGACAAGAGCCCCCCTATCAATTATGTTGTAAATATTTCTTCAAACATGCAG ATTTTCCCACCAGAAGATTGGTTGATTGCATCATCTGTGCCATCAAAGTTTTCACCAGATGCTATTCAGAATATTTTAAATGAATTGACTCCTGAGACTGTAAG AATATTCTGGGAATCAAAAAAGTTTGAAGGGAAAACAAACTTAGCAGAGCCATGGTATGGTACATCATATTCTGTTGAAGCTGTCCCTCCATCAATCATACAG AATTGGGTAGATAAAGCCCCTAAGGAAGATCTAGACCTGCCAAAACGTAACATCTTTATTCCAAATGATCTTTCATTGAAATGTGTAGAGGAAAAG GCAAGTTTTCCTGCCATGCTGAGGAAGACATCATTTTCGAGACTCTGGTACAAGCCCGATACAATGTTTTTCACACCCAAGGCTTATATCAAGATGGATTTTCACTGTCCACTGTCCCAAAGCTCACCTGAGTCAGCAGTTCTTACTGATGTATTCACGAGGTTGCTTATGGATTATTTGAATGATTATG CTTATGACGCGCAAGTTGCTGGCCTCTATTATGCTGTTAAGCCAAATGACACTGGTTTTCAG GTAACTATGGTTGGCTTCAATGACAAAATGAGAACCCTTTTGGAGACTGTTATTGGCAAAATTGCAGAATTTGAAGTTAAGGCTGACCGTTTTTCTGTGATAAAG GAAGCTATGACAAAGGAGTATGAAAATTTCAAGTTTCGGCAGCCATACCAGCAAGTCTTATATTATTGTTCTCTGATACTGGAGGACCAAGCATGGCCATGGGATGAGGAATTTTCTGCACTTTCCCATCTCGAAGCTAGTGATCTGGGAATTTTTTTGCCCCGTTTGCTATCAAAAACCTTCATCGAGTGTTATTTTGCAG GTAATATTGAAGCCAATGAAGCAAAAAATATCGTTCACCATCTTGAAGATGTCTTATTCAATGCACCTATTAGTGCTTGCAAGCCACTATCCCCATCACAGCATCTTGCCAAGAGGATTGTAAAGCTTGAAAAGGGTTTGAGATACTATTATCCAGCAATGTGCTCAAATCACCAAGATGAAAATTCTGCTCTTCTGCACTATATTCAG ACTCATCAGGATAATGTCAAGCAAAATGTTCTACTTCAACTACTTGCTCTTGTTGGCAAGCAGCCAGCTTTTCATCAATTGCGATCAGTTGAGCAACTTGGCTACATAGCGCTTCTTAGGCAAAG AAATGATTCAGGTGTTCGTGGGTTGCAATTTATAATCCAGTCAACTGTTAAG GATCCTGCCAATCTGGATGCCAGAGTTGTAAATTTTCTCAACATGTTTGAAGGCACTCTCTACAATATGTCTGATACAGAGTTCAAG GGGAAAGCTGGTCCAATAACACTTCAAAGTAGAGATACAAAAGTGGAAAAGAAGACCCAACAAAAACACAGAAAGTCACAAAATCAAATCAGTACACAAACCCCCCGAACAAAAA AGTAA